One Pseudodesulfovibrio senegalensis DNA segment encodes these proteins:
- a CDS encoding 4Fe-4S binding protein, which yields MLLSCRAMKIIHKLFRTPAALRGLVQAAFTLFCLYVGWTFFWFVSWARGASPDFVPRPPAVEAFLPISALMGLKRLVMTGQWDPVHPAGLAILVAALVMSWLFRKGFCAYVCPVGFISGLLEKLGRRIGLARTPPRWLAVPLHGLKYLLLGFFLYTTFFGMSLFAAERFMRSSYNITADARMLDFFLHPSAAALTVLGALLVLCIVWRNFWCRFLCPYGALLGLAAFFSPLGVRRDPATCVDCGRCSQACPMGIPVHERISVGSPECIGCAECVGACPVPDCLNVSAGRRRLPFWIVVAGCVAVLLGVWIVARVTGHWDAAMPQDMLRRMYSMPAAGF from the coding sequence ATGCTGTTGTCTTGCCGGGCCATGAAAATCATACACAAACTCTTTCGCACACCGGCCGCGCTTCGCGGGCTGGTGCAGGCCGCGTTCACGCTGTTCTGCCTGTACGTGGGCTGGACCTTTTTCTGGTTCGTAAGCTGGGCCAGAGGCGCAAGCCCGGATTTCGTCCCCCGTCCGCCGGCCGTGGAGGCTTTTTTGCCCATCAGCGCGCTCATGGGGTTGAAACGGCTGGTCATGACCGGACAATGGGACCCGGTGCATCCGGCCGGACTGGCCATTCTGGTGGCCGCATTGGTCATGAGCTGGCTTTTCCGCAAGGGTTTCTGCGCGTATGTCTGTCCCGTGGGTTTCATTTCCGGCCTGCTGGAAAAACTGGGCAGGCGCATCGGCCTGGCCCGCACCCCGCCCCGCTGGCTTGCTGTGCCCCTGCACGGCCTCAAGTATCTGTTGCTTGGCTTTTTCCTGTATACCACCTTCTTCGGCATGAGCCTGTTCGCTGCCGAGCGGTTCATGCGCTCGTCCTACAACATCACGGCAGACGCACGCATGCTGGATTTTTTTCTGCATCCCTCTGCCGCGGCCCTGACCGTGTTGGGAGCGCTGCTCGTGCTGTGCATTGTCTGGCGCAATTTCTGGTGCCGTTTTCTGTGTCCCTATGGCGCACTGCTGGGGTTGGCCGCGTTTTTTTCCCCGCTGGGAGTGCGGCGTGATCCTGCGACCTGCGTGGATTGCGGACGGTGTTCACAGGCTTGTCCCATGGGCATTCCCGTTCATGAGCGGATCTCCGTGGGCTCGCCCGAATGCATCGGCTGCGCCGAATGCGTTGGTGCATGTCCTGTTCCGGACTGTCTGAACGTGAGCGCCGGCCGTCGTCGTTTGCCGTTCTGGATCGTTGTCGCTGGCTGTGTTGCCGTGTTGCTGGGAGTCTGGATTGTGGCACGTGTGACCGGGCATTGGGACGCGGCAATGCCGCAGGACATGCTGCGGCGCATGTACTCCATGCCTGCTGCCGGTTTCTGA
- a CDS encoding substrate-binding domain-containing protein, with protein sequence MMKYVLRGGAIIALLIFLFSTAQAAPVRVVFIPKATMPFFWQVMERSARHTAERLNVDLVWRGPRNEINLLAQRKLLTLYTRTPGTDAIVLAPSSLDDLNPEIAEAAEAGIKIVVVDSPSSSRHVSAFIATDNYHAGYKTGEYMAAKVGPDSTVMIMGYVKGNVSTDRREKGFRDAMKARAPGVTLVSSHCEKGLYRVCAQAALAGLRKYKDLAGVFAVNEISSVGLVEALGYHEGTRPGTVVIFDYNQRLEDALKDGSVDILVAQSPETMGRLGVQTALDLVEGRCVEAVKRCPVLFLDRESATEDVLKTLRLEGFSGVEASPHIMGINTPTP encoded by the coding sequence ATGATGAAATACGTTTTGCGTGGGGGGGCGATCATCGCTCTTCTCATTTTTCTTTTCAGCACGGCACAGGCCGCCCCGGTTCGTGTCGTCTTCATCCCCAAGGCCACCATGCCGTTTTTCTGGCAGGTAATGGAACGGAGTGCCCGACATACAGCGGAACGGCTGAACGTGGACCTCGTCTGGCGCGGGCCGCGAAACGAAATCAATCTGTTGGCCCAACGAAAGTTGCTGACCCTCTATACCCGGACCCCCGGGACAGATGCCATTGTCCTGGCCCCGTCAAGTCTCGACGATCTCAATCCGGAGATAGCGGAGGCCGCCGAGGCGGGCATCAAGATCGTCGTGGTGGATTCGCCTTCCTCCTCGCGTCATGTTTCGGCTTTCATTGCCACGGACAACTATCATGCCGGGTACAAGACCGGCGAATACATGGCCGCAAAGGTTGGTCCGGACTCCACCGTGATGATCATGGGGTACGTGAAGGGAAACGTATCCACGGACCGGCGTGAGAAGGGTTTTCGCGACGCCATGAAGGCTCGGGCACCCGGAGTGACTCTGGTTTCCAGCCATTGCGAAAAGGGGCTCTACCGGGTCTGTGCACAGGCCGCGCTTGCAGGGCTCAGGAAATACAAGGATCTTGCCGGCGTATTTGCCGTCAACGAGATTTCGAGCGTGGGGCTGGTGGAAGCGCTGGGCTATCATGAAGGCACCCGCCCCGGGACTGTCGTGATATTCGACTACAATCAGCGCCTCGAGGATGCGCTCAAGGATGGAAGCGTGGATATTCTTGTCGCCCAGTCGCCGGAAACCATGGGCAGGCTCGGTGTGCAGACGGCCCTCGACCTCGTGGAAGGGCGCTGCGTGGAGGCGGTGAAGCGATGTCCCGTGCTGTTTCTCGACCGTGAAAGCGCCACGGAAGATGTTTTGAAGACCCTTCGCCTTGAAGGGTTCAGTGGTGTGGAGGCATCGCCCCACATCATGGGAATCAATACCCCGACCCCTTGA
- a CDS encoding CBS domain-containing protein, whose translation MFVGLKMLRDFETVTPQTLVKDAQKILEESKLWMLLVEDGDDLVGYVRKEDITGALPSMVTSLEKHEISFLMSKLTIAEILRTDIKKVAPETEIEAAADMMHEMNLAGLAVVDENDGLIGYINRSVMLDVLVEGMGYREGGSRVAMEVEDRPGMLYEAAGIIANLKFSIISASTFLSGDSRLLVFRIAADDTAPVVEALAGRGFKLVDSSDFQENWR comes from the coding sequence ATGTTCGTTGGACTGAAAATGTTGCGCGATTTCGAAACCGTGACCCCGCAAACCCTGGTCAAGGATGCTCAGAAGATTCTTGAAGAGAGCAAGCTGTGGATGCTGCTCGTGGAAGACGGGGACGACCTTGTGGGCTATGTGCGCAAGGAAGACATCACCGGCGCACTGCCGAGCATGGTCACCTCGCTGGAAAAGCACGAGATCAGCTTTCTCATGAGCAAACTGACCATTGCAGAAATCCTGCGCACGGACATCAAGAAGGTTGCCCCGGAAACCGAAATCGAGGCCGCCGCGGACATGATGCACGAGATGAACCTGGCCGGGCTGGCCGTGGTGGATGAAAACGACGGTCTCATCGGTTACATCAACCGCAGCGTGATGCTCGACGTGCTCGTGGAGGGCATGGGCTACCGCGAGGGCGGCAGCCGCGTAGCCATGGAAGTGGAAGACCGCCCGGGCATGCTCTACGAAGCCGCCGGAATCATCGCCAATCTCAAGTTTTCCATTATTTCCGCGTCCACGTTCCTTTCCGGCGACAGCCGCCTGCTTGTTTTTCGCATTGCCGCCGATGACACAGCCCCGGTTGTGGAGGCCCTTGCCGGACGCGGGTTCAAATTGGTGGATTCCTCGGATTTTCAGGAAAACTGGCGATAG
- a CDS encoding class I SAM-dependent methyltransferase, with translation MSFDWIDEDRLPQFAPGEQLLLFGAGQGCVELLQWLAEFAPQTIVTAIADNDNSMWGRSLQGYPVIDPATIAEHEFSRIVITTISGEDPVSAQLRAMGHEPGEHFCAVGRYPTNHLGNFNILLELDRACPFLNPGSRILHVGPGGFLGLECSLYALGHEPCSMDAYAFGVSYPDVTERMDKYRGTRDALLQTPQAKDVPDAAERFDSLFSERGGRIMLDEQRMPYVAPARFSSLPFDDASLDVISSFAVLEHVRSPENVVRECRRVLRPGGVAVQRILSRDHRSFGQVAGYHPASYLDHSPQEWEAVNTDKFYQNRVLPEEWRDLFEQGGLRVEFFRTLGQYHFSDEERERLHPDFAHVAEAGVVSVNCDMVVRKYENG, from the coding sequence GTGTCCTTCGACTGGATCGACGAGGATCGCCTGCCGCAGTTCGCGCCCGGCGAGCAACTGCTGTTGTTCGGGGCCGGGCAGGGGTGCGTGGAGCTCCTGCAGTGGCTGGCCGAATTCGCTCCGCAAACCATCGTGACTGCCATTGCGGACAACGACAATTCCATGTGGGGCCGCAGCCTGCAGGGGTATCCGGTCATTGATCCCGCCACCATTGCGGAGCACGAATTTTCGCGCATCGTCATCACCACCATTTCCGGCGAAGACCCGGTTTCCGCACAGTTGCGGGCCATGGGCCATGAGCCGGGCGAGCATTTCTGTGCGGTGGGCAGGTATCCCACCAATCATCTGGGCAATTTCAATATTCTGTTGGAACTGGACCGGGCCTGCCCGTTTCTGAATCCGGGCTCGCGCATCCTGCATGTGGGGCCGGGCGGGTTTCTCGGTTTGGAATGCAGCCTGTACGCGCTCGGGCATGAACCGTGCAGCATGGACGCGTATGCCTTCGGGGTCAGCTATCCGGACGTGACCGAACGCATGGACAAATACCGCGGCACACGTGACGCCCTGTTGCAAACGCCGCAGGCCAAGGACGTGCCGGATGCCGCCGAACGTTTTGATTCGCTTTTTTCCGAGCGGGGCGGGCGGATCATGCTGGACGAACAGCGCATGCCCTATGTTGCCCCGGCGCGGTTCAGCTCCCTGCCTTTTGACGATGCCAGCCTCGACGTGATCAGCTCGTTTGCGGTGCTGGAGCATGTGCGCTCCCCGGAAAACGTGGTGCGCGAGTGCCGCCGCGTGTTGCGGCCGGGCGGCGTGGCCGTGCAGCGCATCCTGAGCCGCGACCACCGCTCCTTCGGTCAGGTCGCGGGGTATCATCCGGCCAGTTATCTGGACCATTCGCCGCAGGAATGGGAAGCCGTGAACACGGACAAGTTTTACCAGAATCGCGTGCTGCCCGAAGAATGGCGCGACCTGTTTGAACAGGGCGGCTTGCGCGTGGAGTTTTTCCGCACCCTTGGCCAGTATCATTTCAGCGACGAGGAACGTGAGCGGCTGCATCCGGATTTCGCGCATGTGGCCGAGGCAGGGGTTGTTTCCGTCAACTGCGATATGGTCGTCCGCAAATACGAGAACGGATAA
- the cobT gene encoding nicotinate-nucleotide--dimethylbenzimidazole phosphoribosyltransferase, with protein sequence MQRIQSIINDICPVDSTLAATGQAHLDNLTKPQGSLGRLEELALQLFLINNGNPPAPDPCRIYTVAGDHGVVAQGVSAAPQAVTRQMVLNFLNGGAGINALAATANAELRVVDAGVCGDDFPAHPALIRNKIAPGTADLSHGPAMSREQCLDALLLGAKLADSALADGVRTLGTGEMGIGNTTPSTALYCAYLNLDPEDVSGPGAGAPPEMVRRKAQVVRDGLHANRDAVESGDPLRILAALGGLEIATLTGMILKGAHNRQAICVDGFISTAAFVAAWRMNPAVADYCVLSHASAEPGHARAMQAMGLTPLLHLDMRLGEGTGAACAMFLLRAAAAIYNNMATFDQAGVSV encoded by the coding sequence ATGCAACGAATCCAATCCATAATCAACGACATATGTCCCGTGGACAGCACGCTTGCCGCCACCGGACAGGCACACCTGGACAACCTGACCAAGCCGCAGGGCAGCCTGGGCAGACTGGAGGAACTGGCCCTGCAACTGTTCCTGATCAACAACGGCAATCCGCCCGCGCCCGACCCGTGCCGCATCTATACGGTGGCAGGCGACCACGGCGTGGTGGCCCAGGGCGTAAGCGCGGCCCCGCAGGCCGTGACCCGGCAGATGGTCCTCAATTTTCTGAACGGCGGCGCGGGCATCAATGCGCTGGCAGCCACGGCAAACGCCGAACTGCGCGTGGTGGACGCCGGGGTCTGCGGCGATGATTTCCCGGCTCATCCGGCACTGATACGCAACAAGATCGCCCCGGGCACGGCCGACCTTTCGCACGGTCCGGCCATGAGCCGCGAGCAATGCCTCGACGCTCTGCTTCTGGGCGCCAAGCTCGCGGACTCGGCCCTTGCGGACGGCGTGCGCACGCTGGGAACCGGTGAAATGGGCATCGGCAACACCACACCATCCACAGCCCTGTATTGCGCTTATCTGAACCTCGACCCCGAGGACGTCTCCGGGCCCGGAGCCGGGGCGCCGCCCGAGATGGTCCGCCGCAAGGCGCAGGTGGTGCGGGACGGTTTGCACGCCAACCGCGACGCCGTGGAATCCGGCGATCCCCTGCGCATCCTTGCCGCACTGGGCGGGTTGGAAATCGCCACCCTGACCGGCATGATCCTCAAAGGTGCGCACAACCGCCAGGCCATCTGCGTGGACGGTTTCATCTCCACGGCCGCGTTCGTGGCTGCATGGCGCATGAACCCGGCTGTAGCCGACTATTGCGTGCTCTCCCACGCCTCGGCCGAACCCGGCCATGCCAGAGCCATGCAGGCCATGGGCCTCACGCCGCTGCTGCATCTGGACATGCGGCTCGGCGAGGGAACCGGCGCGGCCTGCGCCATGTTCCTGCTGCGCGCCGCCGCCGCCATATACAACAACATGGCCACCTTTGATCAGGCTGGCGTAAGCGTATAA
- a CDS encoding WcbI family polysaccharide biosynthesis putative acetyltransferase yields the protein MEHAVIHANCQGEPLLERLLACPEFAARYQCEVFVNYVRQPIPEGTLEQCGLFLYQHLGSKWEGLASDRLLERVPDSARTLCIPNMFFTGYWPLWSGEPGFNYRDSHLDALIDAGLSAEEVLTLFLRGSLSSRFDLGRLLRETLDREREREAHTPVKYVDVIERDFRSERLFNTVNHPGSKLLNHAATEILKQLGFEPPDMSGMSDPFPEFEQPIHPQVAAFHKLSFVDASTEYNVYGCRKTFVQYAARYVEARLAGVTDFIEYLASC from the coding sequence ATGGAACATGCTGTCATTCATGCCAATTGCCAGGGCGAACCGCTGTTGGAACGCCTGCTGGCCTGCCCGGAATTCGCGGCCCGTTACCAGTGCGAAGTGTTCGTCAATTACGTGCGCCAGCCCATTCCCGAAGGCACGCTGGAACAGTGCGGCCTGTTTTTGTATCAGCACCTTGGTTCCAAATGGGAGGGGCTGGCTTCGGACCGCTTGCTGGAGCGCGTGCCGGACTCGGCGCGCACCCTGTGCATTCCCAACATGTTTTTTACGGGCTACTGGCCCCTGTGGTCGGGCGAGCCGGGTTTCAATTACCGGGATTCCCATCTGGATGCGCTCATTGATGCCGGACTGTCCGCGGAAGAGGTGCTGACCCTTTTCCTGCGGGGTTCCCTGTCATCGCGTTTTGATCTCGGCAGACTGCTGCGCGAGACCCTGGACAGGGAGCGGGAGCGGGAAGCGCATACCCCGGTGAAATATGTGGACGTCATCGAGCGGGATTTCCGTTCGGAACGGCTGTTCAATACCGTGAACCATCCCGGCTCGAAATTGCTCAACCATGCGGCCACGGAAATTCTGAAGCAACTGGGATTCGAACCGCCGGACATGTCCGGCATGTCTGACCCGTTTCCGGAATTCGAGCAGCCCATTCACCCGCAGGTGGCAGCCTTTCACAAGCTGTCCTTTGTGGACGCGTCCACGGAATACAACGTCTATGGCTGCCGGAAAACGTTTGTCCAGTACGCAGCCCGATACGTGGAAGCGCGGCTTGCCGGGGTCACGGACTTTATTGAGTATCTCGCTTCCTGCTGA
- the thrB gene encoding homoserine kinase, protein MAFTKVKQDDPKAPCISLVGMAGAGKSTLAPLLAEALGWAHLDTDRHIESYYALPLQGVYDTYGRDQFLKIEEHLVSELMLHRTIVSTGGSVIYGTKAVAALKRLGPMVHLAVGEEEFLRRVGAGHNRGLAIAPGMSMSDLYRERQPLYRAAADITVRTDDRTPEECVQAILNKVNFA, encoded by the coding sequence ATGGCGTTCACCAAGGTCAAACAGGACGACCCCAAGGCTCCCTGCATTTCGCTGGTGGGCATGGCCGGGGCCGGAAAATCGACACTTGCCCCGCTGCTGGCCGAGGCACTGGGATGGGCTCATCTGGACACGGACCGGCACATCGAATCCTATTACGCGCTGCCCCTGCAGGGGGTCTACGACACCTATGGACGCGACCAGTTCCTGAAAATCGAGGAACACCTTGTCAGCGAGCTCATGCTGCACCGCACCATCGTCTCCACGGGCGGCAGCGTGATCTACGGCACAAAGGCCGTGGCCGCGCTCAAGCGGCTCGGTCCCATGGTTCACCTTGCCGTGGGCGAAGAAGAATTCCTGCGCCGCGTGGGAGCCGGGCACAACCGCGGGCTGGCCATTGCCCCGGGCATGAGCATGAGCGACCTTTACAGGGAGCGCCAGCCCCTGTACCGTGCCGCAGCCGATATCACGGTGCGTACCGACGACCGCACGCCCGAAGAATGCGTGCAGGCCATTTTGAACAAGGTGAACTTCGCATGA
- the pyrR gene encoding bifunctional pyr operon transcriptional regulator/uracil phosphoribosyltransferase PyrR, translating into MRECGTILNSRELGRTIERLAMEVIERRGEDERLAIVGIQRRGADLADRLKRTIDRELDRTVPLGKLDINLYRDDWTNPDVQPTINCTEIPFEIEGASIVLVDDVLYSGRTVRAALEAILDYGRPKRVELLALIDRGLRELPIQADYVGKNVKTSKGEHVNVMVLERDAEDKVCVVTDQDEA; encoded by the coding sequence ATGCGTGAATGCGGGACCATTTTGAACAGCCGCGAACTGGGCAGGACCATCGAACGACTGGCCATGGAAGTCATCGAACGCCGGGGCGAGGACGAACGGCTGGCCATCGTCGGCATCCAGCGCCGCGGCGCGGATCTGGCCGACCGCCTCAAACGGACCATTGACCGCGAACTGGACCGCACGGTTCCACTGGGCAAGCTGGACATCAACCTGTACCGGGACGACTGGACCAATCCGGACGTGCAGCCCACCATAAACTGTACGGAAATCCCCTTTGAAATCGAGGGCGCAAGCATTGTGCTCGTGGACGACGTGCTCTATTCCGGCCGCACGGTGCGCGCCGCGCTGGAAGCCATCCTCGACTACGGACGGCCCAAGCGCGTGGAGCTGCTGGCGCTCATTGACCGCGGACTGCGCGAACTGCCCATTCAGGCCGACTACGTGGGCAAAAACGTCAAGACCTCCAAGGGCGAACACGTCAACGTCATGGTGCTGGAGCGCGATGCCGAGGACAAGGTCTGCGTGGTTACCGATCAAGACGAGGCATAG
- a CDS encoding IscA/HesB family protein: MINLTEAAQKQLESYFSDRETSAIRVYLASGGUAGPRLTLALDEPKDTDGVYETGGFKFLLDKELAQQTGEIKIDMTYYGFSVDAQNPMGGGSCSSCSTGSCSC; encoded by the coding sequence ATGATCAATTTGACCGAAGCCGCACAGAAGCAGCTGGAAAGCTACTTCTCGGATCGGGAAACCTCTGCCATCCGGGTGTATCTCGCATCCGGCGGTTGAGCTGGCCCCCGACTGACATTGGCTCTGGATGAGCCTAAGGACACTGACGGCGTATACGAAACCGGTGGATTCAAGTTCCTTTTGGACAAGGAGCTGGCACAGCAGACCGGTGAAATCAAAATAGACATGACCTACTACGGATTCTCGGTGGACGCACAGAATCCCATGGGGGGCGGATCCTGCTCCTCGTGTTCCACGGGGTCGTGCTCCTGCTAG
- a CDS encoding IscA/HesB family protein produces MIEVTNEAIAKLEEHFEGQDRAPIRVYAASGGCSGPMLGLALDEVKAGDASTEIQGFTFIAEEKLLEVVGDVNIHANEHGFQVASQNPLPGGGCDCNSGCGGCCS; encoded by the coding sequence ATGATCGAAGTAACCAATGAAGCCATTGCCAAGCTCGAAGAGCATTTTGAAGGACAGGACCGTGCGCCCATTCGCGTGTATGCGGCCTCGGGCGGTTGTTCCGGCCCCATGCTCGGACTTGCGCTGGACGAGGTCAAGGCGGGCGACGCCAGCACCGAAATACAGGGATTCACATTCATTGCCGAAGAAAAGCTGCTGGAAGTCGTCGGTGACGTGAACATTCACGCCAACGAGCACGGCTTTCAGGTCGCCAGCCAGAATCCGCTTCCGGGCGGCGGTTGCGATTGCAACTCGGGCTGCGGCGGCTGCTGCAGCTAG
- a CDS encoding TetR/AcrR family transcriptional regulator — protein sequence MSRQQEKSRQTMKELMEAATSLFASKGFTATSVAEITSRAGYAKGSFYRHWESKGQLFLQIVEHKMRQYRDARDRRIADAGNLEEAMRIIWDFLETMVSDSEWARVFLEFTVHSMRDEELCAELRRSQYRLSEDIFAELVRPFVTTDYPAEKIGALNTALFEGFMVHNALEAGVLELEDVREAAVALAVAKGTKQ from the coding sequence ATGAGCAGGCAGCAGGAAAAATCGCGCCAGACCATGAAAGAGTTGATGGAAGCGGCCACCAGCCTGTTCGCGTCCAAGGGCTTCACGGCCACGTCCGTGGCCGAGATCACAAGCCGGGCCGGGTATGCCAAGGGCAGCTTCTACCGCCACTGGGAAAGCAAGGGCCAGCTGTTTCTGCAGATCGTGGAGCACAAGATGCGCCAGTACCGCGACGCCCGCGACCGCCGTATTGCCGATGCCGGTAATCTGGAAGAGGCCATGCGCATCATCTGGGATTTTCTGGAGACCATGGTCTCGGATTCCGAGTGGGCGCGCGTTTTTCTGGAGTTCACCGTGCATTCCATGCGCGATGAAGAGCTGTGCGCCGAACTGCGGCGCAGCCAGTACCGTCTTTCCGAGGACATTTTTGCGGAGCTGGTGCGGCCCTTCGTGACCACGGATTATCCTGCGGAAAAGATCGGGGCCCTGAACACGGCCCTGTTCGAGGGCTTCATGGTCCACAACGCGCTGGAGGCCGGGGTGCTGGAGCTGGAGGACGTGCGCGAGGCCGCCGTGGCCCTTGCCGTTGCCAAGGGAACGAAACAGTAG